Proteins encoded in a region of the Leishmania major strain Friedlin complete genome, chromosome 14 genome:
- a CDS encoding putative kinesin K39, which produces MDTVGGTVRLLSSSSTALSSIHDVRGSVRSSLASSHPSNGAVFQFDHVFWSVETPDACGATPATQADVFRTIGYPLVQHAFDGFNSCLFAYGQTGSGKTYTMMGADVSALGGEGSGVTPRICLEIFARKASVEAQGHSRWIVELGYVEVYNERVSDLLGKRKKGVKGGSEEVHVDVREHPSRGVFLEGQRLVEVGSLDDVVRLIEVGNGVRHTAATKMNDRSSRSHAIIMLLLREERTMTTKSGETIRTAGKSSRMNLVDLAGSERVAQSQVEGQQFKEATHINLSLTTLGRVIDVLADMAKKGAKAQYSVAPFRDSKLTFILKDSLGGNSKTFMIATVSPSALNYEETLSTLRYASRARDIVNVAQVNEDPRARRIRELEEQMEDMRQAMAGGDPAYVSELKKKLALLESEAQKRAADLQALEREREHNQVQERLLRATEVEKIELESRAAALQEEMAATRRQADKMQALNLRLKEEQERKERELLKEMAKKDAAVAEQHRLVAEKERILQQMVNDLERERMSHECVMASLQAHQERLMEALEDKQQSDAQRLALTAEKQQLQVEWMEQQQQQSSYIARLIQQLKRTEYEFVNREQIHALLTQETDARYSLLELYAQLYQEIHRQESKQKNILHNALVQQLQKAITLHETRAGQAQGEASTLTQRLHDLEHAYQTSTTALTSTTEKLQSSHKTLESTHRQLEGEHAELTRTHKQLEKAHAELEKSHAALTESSAALEQQVTEWKTRASSLDAERGDVSERLVRLEGEHAELTRTHKQLEKAHAELEKSHAALTESSAALEQQVTEWKTRASSLDAERGDVSERLVRLEGEHAELTRTHKQLEKAHAKLEKSHAALTESSAALEQQVTEWKTRASSLDAERGDVSERLVRLEGEHAELTRTHKQLEKAHAKLEKSHAALTESSAALEQQVTEWKTRASSLDAERGDVSERLVRLEGEHAELTRTHKQLEKAHAKLEKSHAALTESSAALEQQVTEWKTRASSLDAERGDVSERLVRLEGEHAELTRTHKQLEKAHAKLEKSHAALTESSAALEQQVTEWKTRASSLDAERGDVSERLVRLEGEHAELTRTHKQLEKAHAVVTELTAVSEEKLSCALKVCESLKSSVGNASDQVSVAGMEVERLREEVLMAESRAHEWECRCGVLRVRLEFYREACRGGLWTPSVVDIFKHLDVNSSRASEGKSAAATSTRYPTTARLAQLLRSGNFSVV; this is translated from the coding sequence ATGGACACTGTCGGCGGCACTGTGCgcctcctttcctcctccagcaccgccttgTCCTCTATCCACGACGTTCGTGGCAGTGTGCGTTCCAGCCTGGCTAGCTCGCACCCGAGCAACGGTGCAGTTTTCCAGTTCGACCACGTGTTCTGGTCTGTGGAGACGCCGGacgcgtgcggcgcgacCCCTGCGACGCAGGCAGACGTATTCCGAACGATCGGGTAcccgctggtgcagcacgcgtTCGATGGGTTCAACTCGTGCTTGTTTGCGTACGGGCAGACAGGGAGCGGGAAGACGTACACGATGATGGGTGCGGACGTGAGCGCGCTTGGCGGtgagggcagcggcgtgacGCCGCGGATCTGCCTGGAGATCTTTGCGCGGAAGGCGAgcgtggaggcgcaggggCACTCGCGGTGGATCGTGGAGCTCGGGTACGTGGAAGTGTACAACGAGCGCGTGTCGGACCTGCTTGGGAAGCGGAAGAAGGGCGTgaagggcggcagcgaggaggtgcacgtggACGTGCGCGAGCACCCGAGCCGCGGCGTGTTCCTGGAGGGTCAGCGGCTGGTGGAGGTTGGGAGCTTGGACGATGTTGTGCGGCTGATCGAGGTCGGCAACGGCGTGCGGCACACCGCTGCGACGAAGATGAACGACCGGAGCAGCCGGAGCCACGCGATCatcatgctgctgctgcgcgaggagcggacgatgacgacgaagAGCGGGGAGACGATCCGTACTGCCGGCAAGAGCAGCCGCATGAATCTTGTGGACCTTGCGGGGTCTGAGCGCGTGGCGCAGTCGCAGGTGGAGGGGCAGCAGTTCAAGGAGGCAACGCACATCAACCTGTCTCTGACGACGCTCGGGCGCGTGATCGACGTGCTCGCGGACATGGCGAAGAAGGGTGCGAAGGCGCAGTACAGCGTTGCGCCGTTCCGCGACTCGAAGCTGACGTTCATCCTGAAGGACTCGCTTGGCGGGAACTCGAAGACGTTCATGATTGCGACTGTGAGCCCGAGCGCGCTGAACTACGAGGAGACGCTGAGCACGCTGCGGTacgcgtcgcgcgcgcgcgacatTGTGAATGTTGCGCAGGTGAACGAGGAcccgcgcgcacggcggatccgcgagctggaggagcagatggAGGACATGCGGCAGGCGATGGCTGGCGGCGATCCCGCGTACGTCTCTGAGCTGAAGAAGAAGCTTGCGCTGCTGGAGTCGGAGGCGCAGAAGCGTGCGGCGGACCTGCAGGCGCTAGAGCGGGAGCGGGAGCACAACCAGgtgcaggagcggctgctgcgcgccacgGAGGTGGAGAAGATCGAGCTGGAGTcgcgtgcggctgcgctgcaggaggagatggcCGCGACGCGACGGCAGGCGGATAAGATGCAGGCGCTGAACCTTCGGCTGAAGGAAGAGCAGGAGCGCAAGGAGCGAGAGCTACTTAAAGAGATGGCGAAGAAGGAcgccgctgtggcggagcagcaccgACTCGTCGCTGAAAAGGAGCGAATACTGCAGCAGATGGTGAACGATTTGGAAAGGGAGCGCATGTCGCACGAGTGCGTCATGGCCTCTCTGCAAGCTCATCAGGAGCGCCTTATGGAGGCGCTTGAGGACAAGCAGCAGTCCGATGCGCAACGGCTGGCCTTAACGGCGGAAaaacagcagctgcaggttgAGTGgatggagcagcagcaacagcagtcTTCGTATATTGCGCGTCTCATCCAGCAGCTGAAGCGCACAGAATACGAGTTTGTGAACAGAGAACAAATCCACGCCCTCCTCACTCAAGAGACCGACGCACGATATTCCCTGCTCGAGCTCTATGCTCAGCTCTATCAGGAGATCCACAGACAAGAATCAAAACAGAAAAACATCCTACACAACGCGCTTGTGCAGCAACTTCAAAAAGCGATAACCCTGCACGAGACACGAGCAGGTCAAGCACAAGGTGAGGCCTCGACGCTCACACAGCGACTTCACGATCTAGAGCACGCCTATCAGACTTCGACCACTGCGCTAACGTCCACTACTGAAAAACTGCAGTCCTCCCATAAAACTCTCGAGAGCACACACCGACAGCTGGAGGGCGAGCACGCGGAGCTGACGAGGACGCacaagcagctggagaaggcacatgccgagctggagaagtcgcacgccgcgctgacGGAGTCGAGCGCCGCTctggagcagcaggtgaCGGAGTGGAAGACCCGCGCATCGAGCCTGGACGCTgagcgcggcgacgtgtCGGAGCGCCTTGTGCGGCTGGAGGGCGAGCACGCGGAGCTGACGAGGACGCacaagcagctggagaaggcacatgccgagctggagaagtcgcacgccgcgctgacGGAGTCGAGCGCCGCTctggagcagcaggtgaCGGAGTGGAAGACCCGCGCATCGAGCTTGGACGCTgagcgcggcgacgtgtCGGAGCGCCTTGTGCGGCTGGAGGGCGAGCACGCGGAGCTGACGAGGACGCacaagcagctggagaaggcacATGCCAAGCTGGAGAAgtcgcacgccgcgctgacGGAGTCGAGCGCCGCTctggagcagcaggtgaCGGAGTGGAAGACCCGCGCATCGAGCCTGGACGCTgagcgcggcgacgtgtCGGAGCGCCTTGTGCGGCTGGAGGGCGAGCACGCGGAGCTGACGAGGACGCacaagcagctggagaaggcacATGCCAAGCTGGAGAAgtcgcacgccgcgctgacGGAGTCGAGCGCCGCTctggagcagcaggtgaCGGAGTGGAAGACCCGCGCATCGAGCCTGGACGCTgagcgcggcgacgtgtCGGAGCGCCTTGTGCGGCTGGAGGGCGAGCACGCGGAGCTGACGAGGACGCacaagcagctggagaaggcacATGCCAAGCTGGAGAAgtcgcacgccgcgctgacGGAGTCGAGCGCCGCTctggagcagcaggtgaCGGAGTGGAAGACCCGCGCATCGAGCCTGGACGCTgagcgcggcgacgtgtCGGAGCGCCTTGTGCGGCTGGAGGGCGAGCACGCGGAGCTGACGAGGACGCacaagcagctggagaaggcacATGCCAAGCTGGAGAAgtcgcacgccgcgctgacGGAGTCGAGCGCCGCTctggagcagcaggtgaCGGAGTGGAAGACCCGCGCATCGAGCCTGGACGCTgagcgcggcgacgtgtCGGAGCGCCTTGTGCGGCTGGAGGGCGAGCACGCGGAGCTGACGAGGACGCacaagcagctggagaaggcacATGCTGTGGTGACGGAGTTGACCGCAGTTTCAGAGGAAAAGCTATCTTGCGCTTTGAAAGTTTGCGAGTCGTTGAAGTCTTCTGTGGGCAATGCCAGTGATCAAGTCAGCGTAGCGGGAATGGAGGTTGAGCGTCTGAGGGAAGAGGTTTTGATGGCGGAAAGTCGGGCGCATGAGTGGGAGTGCCGATGTGGTGTTTTGAGAGTGCGCTTGGAGTTTTATCGGGAGGCTTGTCGCGGTGGTTTATGGACACCAAGTGTTGTGGATATATTCAAGCATCTTGACGTGAACTCGTCGAGGGCGTCGGAGGGAAagtcggcggcagcaacatCCACGAGATACCCGACCACGGCAAGGCTGGCCCAGCTTCTCCGAAGCGGCAATTTCAGTGTCGTGTGA